A genome region from Nocardiopsis exhalans includes the following:
- the secG gene encoding preprotein translocase subunit SecG yields MILGLSIFVMLLSVLLILLVLMHKGKGGGLSDMFGGGVTSSLGGSSVVERNLDRMTVVVAVVWILTIVVLGLLINRGM; encoded by the coding sequence GTGATCCTCGGTCTGTCCATCTTCGTGATGCTTCTCAGCGTGCTGTTGATCCTCCTTGTGCTGATGCACAAGGGCAAGGGCGGCGGCCTGTCCGACATGTTCGGCGGTGGCGTCACGTCCTCGCTCGGCGGATCGTCGGTCGTCGAGCGCAACCTCGACCGGATGACCGTGGTCGTCGCGGTCGTGTGGATTCTGACGATCGTCGTTCTCGGCCTGCTGATCAACCGGGGAATGTAG